Within Xiphias gladius isolate SHS-SW01 ecotype Sanya breed wild chromosome 14, ASM1685928v1, whole genome shotgun sequence, the genomic segment TGGATTCTGACACCACAAAGCATTCATTTCCGGCTGGGTCGTAGGCCACAGTCCCTGTGTCATTGAACATAACTATCAGGTCCATCTCAAACATCCCAAAGCGCGGGTTGTTGTTGAGTATACCTGGCAGGTAcccatcatcatcctcctcgTCTTCACTTCCTTCTCCCCCCTTTGCCCCGTCATGGCTGGGCTTCCTGGGCTTTGGGAGACGCCCTCTGTGAGCATCTTTGACGAGATCCAGCTCCTTCTTGATCTCCTGGCTGAAACGGATGTACTGGTGGCGCTCCACTTTTTCTTTGAAGTAATCCAAAGGTATGAGCCTAAAACGGATGCAGTGCAACAGCTCTGGCAGGTCCTTAATCCGGTTTGTCTCATCATGTCTGACCCAGTTCATCAGGGATTCAAACACCAGCTCCTCCCGCTCAACATTCAGGGCATCTGAGGTGATGATAATGGCCAGCTCACTTGGGCCCAGCTGCAGGAAGTCCTGGTCCCTGACAACAACCTGGTATCGGTCACAGATGAACTCTCTAGCACTCAGGGTGAGCCTGGGACAATCCAGCAGCAGCCCCAGTCTGAAGATAGCTAAGCAGTTTCCCAGCATCAGCTTCTCTTGGAggtaggacacacacacagagaatatGGAGGGGATCTGGTACATGTTGGCAACCATGAAGATATCCTGGACATTCTGTTCTGTCAGAATAATTTCAGAGGTGTATAAGTAGCGTAGGATCATCCCCATAACACCTGGCTCCACATCTTTGAGGACAATCTCACGCTTCTTGCTCTCTTCCAGGTCAGACAGGAACATAGCCTTAAAGAAGGGGCTGCTGGCTGCCAAAACCAAGCGGTGGCAGGGGAACTCCTTGTCCTGGATTTTGAGGACACAATCCACAAACTTGTCATTCTCCAACAGGTCGCACAGTCCATCCTGAAGGAGGGTCTGTTGGTACATCCGAGGCTGCTCCACTGGGTCTATAGTCAGGGCAgccattttgttctgtttcctgGTCCTGGTTGGCTTTGGTGGGCACCCTACTTACTCCCCACAACAGAGCAGGACTGTCAACCTCTCACAGGGCTGCTCAGATTGCTGTGGATAGCCTCCACGGGTTGGTTGGCTGGTGGCTGCAGCCGTCTGTGGCTGTCAGTCACTCTGTAAGTCATGGGTATTTATAGACAGGATCCTCACAAAGCTGAGGAATCCATTTTGGTGGACAGGAAACAGGACCTATCCACTCCTGCACCAGTCAGACCCCCAGAAACAGCTGAATGACTAAACACTGGGGTGATGGCATTTTAAATCCAGTAGAACAACTCACCCAGGGGCCTGGATTGGATCACTTTGATATTTTGACAAACTTTTACCATGatgttttttaatatgtaatCTAATACTGGCATGACTAGTACCTCAACTGGTGCATGGACATCAGTAGAGGTACAATGTATACTGCACTctgtaaaggcaacagtggttCTAGAAATACTTGCAGGTTACATAATAAACCTCTCCTGACACCAGAAAGTCTcatgttttagaaaaaacatgaatatatatatatatatgtacacacacacacgacacattCTACAGTGATTGTTCCTTACAAATCAGGTCACCGCAGTGGTCCCCTTAActttaaaaaagcagaaatcaaTTTCAAAAATCAGTCAGAATGGGATGTGATAGTATGAATCAAACACTttcaaaatggccaaaaaacaaaataaaaacaataaaagaattttaaaaataacaattacaacaaaatttgaacaattttattttaagtaaaaaattcAATATGACGTGACTCATACATTGTatcattatataaatatttaaaatatgactaaaacacTAACAGCATGGTATAAAACAGTCACTTACATATCTTTTAGACCCAGAGATACACACTGAGAGATAAACAAACACTGGCACCTACTGGCTTAAAGTGAAAGATGTCACTGAGTGTGTTAAGGGATAAACCATAGATGTATTATAAAAGGAGAAAGGCAGGGTGAAAGAGGATCTTGGTTCAAATTTCATCACTcagctgaaattaaatgaaagccAAACTGAGCAGCTGACATGAAGGAGTGAAGGAAAAGAATTTGTGGAAGATAAAATCTGCTACTTTCATCCACACATATACAGGGaatattgtaaattaaaagGTTTTGTTAATTCTAATTCTTGAGCATGTAATTTAATCAAGTGTCCCTGCTCTTTGGTTTATTTGAACGACATGATGAGTCCAGTTAAGTTAAGACATGTCAAATTGTCAATTATTCTCTGATCAAACAATACTTTTTAGTGCCATGCCCATGCTTTATGCGATCTTTAATAATTGAAGTATTTGGAGAATGAAAACACCTGTTTAGGTGGACCATAGGTCATTGGGcctttaatgcttttttttatatcatcataATGTAATCACGTGGGTATTGACAGCCGTGACTGATCAGCTTTGGTCAAACTAGGCCATCTTGTGATGATAGATGACAATGTCTCACTATAAAACATATCAACACAGTCATGATAACCTCCATCTCTAtctatttaaacaaaatgaaattgttaAAGGTTTTAATGTAGACCATGCTCAGACATCCAAGCAAGTAGCAATACAAGCATTTTAATTTCCTCgacaaaactttatttcaagTCAAATTTTTGAATGAAACACTTTTGAATAAATACCCTATAATGAGAAAAGGAGTTACAGTCTGCAAGATTTTATTTCCCACTACGCGCTGCACTGAAGACACACAGCAGCTTTTGGTGACAGGCAGGATAAGACTGACCCATATTCCCCGCTGGGCCTGTTGCCTTTCATAGTGAACTGAGGACCTGGATCACCTGGtaagagggaggagaaagataTCCTGAAATGGCACAACTACAGTAAGCTCCTGTAGATGGTATGGTAGGGGAGGAAGCTGTTGTTCTCTGGACTGTTGAACTACATTcaatttttcaccattttgagAGACTGAATAGATTCTCAATCAACGTCAGAATAGATTATCTTATACATTGTGACTTGTATTTTTGCTTAGTGACAGTAGAGCAAAGGTACTTTAGAATCAACTGCAAGCGGCGTGGAGGATCTTCCACAGCAACCTTTGTTTATTGTCTTCATTGCACTCCATTCGTGGCACCCTGATTTCAagttttttcaagtttttaaccCTTTCAGAATGATTAAATATTATGATGATTAGGATCTAAGGCATCCAAAGCAAAATTGAAACACCATCTGACTAAAAATAATCATGTTGAcgataatttaaaaaaaaaaaggaagaatgtcCAAATTtgaggaaaagcaaaaatgaacacAGGAAACAACCCCACAGAACACAGTAGTTGTTCCTTtacaatactgtatgtccttGTATATTACATTTTGCTTCATAAAATATTTCGCAGGCCTATAACTTGCTAAACAATCTTTTGtttggataaaataaaaataaaaaatgcaccATCGGTGGGTTTGTGCCAGAGGACGTGGCGATTATCTACAGCAAGTGCACTTGTGGATATTTCACAGTTCAAAACATTGGCTCGCTtctgacaaacaaaagcaaaaaacacaggCTTCTGAACAATGTAGGTGCTGACTCGCTGTTACAGTCTGTTTCAGTTACAGTTCGCAAGGCCAAGGATGGAACAATGTGAGAGGGCTGTTGACCATGAAGTCTGTGaaactctgtgtttttctgtctgtttattcttttttttctttgccgcCATCGACCGGCTTTACCGGCACCAGATCATCCAGCAGGGCTTGTTGCCGCTCCCTTTCCTTCACCAGCTGCACGCCACAGTAGGTCACAAGTAACACTGAGAGGGTGGACAGAGGAAAACCTGgaagataaaagagaaagagggaaagaaagaggaagtggaggggGGAAATGGGAAGAAATGAGAACTGAAAGGTATAACTTTAAAGGAATGCAGCTGTCTTTGTGCTGTGTCGTGATCAACTGCAGATAATCCTGTGAACAACCTTCGCCATTTCCCAGCTCTCGGTTGTGAAGCTTCTTTTGCTCTAGAGcaacaagaaagaaagcaacaaaGAGGACGCTAAAGTCGTTGTGATGGATGACGGCGCCCCCTTGAGATTCTGTTGCTTTTGATGTCTCGTCTGTGTTGTTCTCGCTTTGACTGGAACTGAGAGGAAAGCcttagtttttttaaatataatatttcattgttgttgCATACCTTTGAAAATCAGTCTCCTGCCAACCATTTTGGCAAACTCCAAACTGTTGAGGGAGAGAACGTTGTAGAGGATGATGGCCCAGAAGTTGGCGGCATTGAAAACACCACGGATCCTGCGTGACATAGCTTCACCCATAGCACCCTAGAAACAGAAGACACAGGAATACATTCAGAAATCTGGTATAAAATTATGATATCATATATATACTTATTTCCTACTTTGATTATCCAGTTAAAAATCATTCAGTATAATCATTTTCCTCACCTCAATGGTGGAAAATGGTGGAAGGGAGAAGAACTTGGCCACCCACAGCTCAAAGTTGAGCCCAAAGCAGTTGAAAAAGGACCAGACGTAAACCAGTTCACATGGGCCCAGCCACAAGGTGGTGATAGTGAAGGTGCAGATGGTTGCTAAGAACTCTTTGAAGATTTTATCATGATCCCCACCAATATAGTCATAAACATACCTGCAATATTACAACTCACATTTAATGCAGTGAAGAATCAAAATCATCTTTTATATAACGGCTTCTGTCATTTAAACCCATACATTTAAAGTCAATCACTTACTTGCACAGCCAGTCATTGATGCCTCTGTCAAAGTGCctaaaaaagagagacattGTCCATGTAAATCTTTTTACGCAGTTTCAAGGTTTGGCATGGCCAACAAGGAAACCACACGATGATTTCTTAAGATTGCACACAACTGTTGCAGGTCACACATACGTCTCAGCGAAGACATAGAGCATGGTGATACACTTGGGGGGCTGAGGAGGGTCCAGGTGGTCCAGTGTCGCCACTGTGTTGATGAAACCAAACATCACAGCTGCTTTCACCCAGTCATACACCAGGTTGGAATAAGCCAGGCCAGCTGCAGAAGCACATAAATAAACAAGGCACGTTTACCTAAAGGTTCATTAAGGGTAGATGTTGCAGAGCATCAGTATATCAACTTCTACTAATAGTAGATTGTCATGTTTTTTAGAGTGCATAATGCTTAGACTGTGAGATTCCATAGAAAATAGAGTAAAAGTGATGCACGGAATGAATATTAGATATTAGCCTTTTAGTAAATATTGGATGTCAACCAGTAATAATAACCAATACTCACCACGGCTACTTATAGACAGTGTGGAAAGCCTGTAATAAAATTGTATTCTCTTTGCatctttatttatctgtttaaatGTCAGTTGTAAACCACTATGAAGATTCCTCCACCATTAACCAGGTGCCTTAAAGAGAAGCTAACCCTGAGGGATTTTTTTGTCTGGGGTTCAGTAAagagtttgtgtctgtcacGGTCTCACTGCTTTGTACCAGTCATTTCCAAAGAATTCAGTTCAAGGGTTTACAgtgttcatttatatttctgCATAAAAATTGAACAGTCGACACTAAAAGACACTAAATAAGGACAGGAATGTCAActatcagcatttaaaaaagaaaaaatacaaacatcagTATCTGCTGTTCCAGACCCATTATTATTACATCTGTCCAACTCACCCAGACACCAGTCAGACAGCTTGGTGACCAGCTTCATGTCACTGGGGATTGTCAAGATGTAAAGATAGTGGAAGAACACGTCCACCACCAGAATAACTCCCAGGTGCAACAAAGCCTTGGTGGTGATGTTCCACATCTCCCTGTCTTTGCGGGTCAGTTGGGTGTTGTTCGCCTGCGGgatgaaaaacatttagttttGTGAACAAGCCtactttgttttgtaaaattataGGACCATCCCAGCTAATTATACATTATAGTTGAAATGATATTCTCTAGTAATTGACATATGCAAAGgtattaacagcagcagtgacagtagTAGTAATACTTGGTTTTTTTAACCAGGTTAGGCCCAGAAAATCTTTACatgctttaaatttttttgataTAAAAGTGAATCTACTCTAGTTTAATTGATAGCGCTTAAGAGCTTTGTCTCTGTTGATGGCTTTCAAACTGAGTTATATAAACACATTAGCATCTTACATATTTGCATCAGATGTCCTAAAATGACACTCCATGTGGGTGTTACATGAGCCTTCAGGAGCTTTCTCACACAATGTTCAGTCATGAGTGATGGCTTCATAACTACTGTCAAATCTTAGAGGGCTGCTCACTTCTCACTGTTACTAATTTGTCCCGCAGTCAGTTGCCACGTTTCGTTTCACCATAAAATCCTCACCTGGGCATGATACCTGTCGAACGTCATGATAGgtccaaagaagaagaaggggaggtAGAAGTTGTATTTCAGCAGGTCAGTGAATGTGTGGTTGCCGTCCTTCTTTTCACAGTTCTCTAAAGCAAAGCTCATGCAGCGCATGATGCTGAAGCCACAGCCTCCATAGAACAGGATGTCTTGCAGGTCGAAGGAGCCAGTCACCAAGGCTTCCTAAAGGAGGAGTCGGACTTATTCTGAACCTCAAACATCCCCTTTTTGCATATGGACAGTACCTCTAGATTACCCAGTATTTGGCTTGATTGAAACAAGAATTTTACAGCAATACACCTGCACTTTGTTCTCAATTAcatattactattactattataaTAAGGGTAGCAGAAGTAGTAGGAACATATTCAACATAACATTATATTGAATTATATTACTTATATCACTATATGATAATATTATATTTCTACTTATAGTATTATTATATTGtagttttacattatttactaTATCGtggtattattttatatttctcttaaatatatttcagaatattgcattattattttacatagtGTGTATATTACATATACTGGACACATTATATAAAACACCATAtactttgaaatattttcatgtatATTGTATTAATATTCAAACTGACACATAAATATCCATATTTATATTGTGTACAGAACCCACATCGAGGCTGCTGGAGTTGCACTACTGGAATATTTTGTCTTAAGCACAAATATTtgctaatttatttatatagtctAAGGTATTGTTATGTATCTAGCTTTTAAAgtcatctctctgttttcattaatttggtattttatttttgtgtatttcattcAAATTAGTCTTTGTCTGTTCTCTTACCTCTTAGCCTATTTCTTGTGTTGCTGTAACTTGATTTTTCCCTCTATCACCTTCAATTTCTTTGATGCATTTGTTTACCAAGATTTAATCGTAGCTTAAGGATCTCTTtataatttttctaaaattttgatttgaactGACAGCAACTCTGCACAACCCTTTCCACCATACTGCATTGTCGTTTTCACTGCTCATCCTGTAGAAGCCATGCAACGCCTTCTGTTCATAGAATATCAGTTCAGTTCTCAGACATCTCCACTGGTCACCTTTTCATTACAGACTTTAAGATTTCCAACACTCGCTCTAAATCAAGCAATTGAGCATTCAATGTTTTTGTGCCTCAAGCACGGAACAGCCTGACTGCTGATTCAAAGTGTGCACCTGCAACCACCCACTCACCTGCCAGGAGTTATAGGGTTCCAGCTTGATGGAGGCCAGTGTGGTCAGGCCAGCGGCAAAGCACATCCATTTCCTCTTGGCCAGAGCAACACTGTAGAGTATGATGCAGTGAGACAGAACCAGAGCCATGAAGGTCCAGCCCATTGTGACCAGGACTGCCAAACCACCGTACACACCAAAGATCAAGGATCTGTGCTGTGGGGAAAAGAGGGGCCAGTATCAGTGTGACGCAATGACTGTTGTACTATTCATAATTCAATGCAACACACATGAAGAGCGGTGTTAGTACAATAACACTGTTTTAAGTACAATAGATGTACTTTAGGATGGAAGGATTAAATTTTTCTGgggaaaaacaaatacactgtcaCGATATCAATGGTTTAAAGATTAAACACATGACAAACGTTATAAAATTCACAAGTTTATTAATGTTACCTTACATCCATCTACACCAATCTTCATCGTAAGcataaaacaagacagaaaacatgtttaaaacataatgaactgttttaaatatgttaaaatagACTCAAAAGAGACCATCACAGTCTAACAGAATGTAACTCATGCTCATGCATCAAGTCAATAATTTGATAGATTTGAGGTATaaatactgcaaaaatatttttgtttagtaGAATACAATAGAATAGAACTgcattgaattgaactgaatgtaCTTACCTGTACAGCCCAAGATATGCTGTTCACATCAGCATAAGGTAGTTTTGCATTTAATGTGTATATAGCATATATCAAATGAAATCTGGTGTATAGCCTTGACTGGAGCAAAGCTTGGGTTCATTCAGTGTGcaagcacatacatacaaacacacacacgtgtgtgtatatatatatatatatatatatatatatatatacaattcgtacatacatatacaaaagAGACGTGCAATTATACCTGCATGGAGTCAGAGTACAGTGCTATCTCGTGGCCATTCACACTTacaacacacgcatgcacgcaccTTTGGAGCTATCAGGGTGAATATCTTGGCAAAGATCACATGACCGGTGAGAGCAAAAAGGATATGATTGCGGAATGTAGAGAACCACATCATCCATTCAAAGTCTGCAACATCCTGTGTAAAAGAGAGATGCATTACTAACACAAGACAAGCGCTctcttttgacattttgcatcAGTAAATCCGATGACAGAACACAATGTGATACATTAAATGATTATATACAGGAAACTTACCATTTTCCTGCCAAAGTAATGCCATCCTGGTTTCACACTTTCTTTGAAGGCCTTTCTATTTACATTGTCtgaataaagaggaaaaatgcagGATAATCAGCAAACAATATTTAAGTAAATTGTGCATTGGATATAGTGTTTAACCGATAAAGCATTTCAGATTTAGAAGATTTGAACTCTTGGTAGTATATGGTAAAGCTTCCAGGTTGAGGAGTGCAAAATCCAGACTTTGGGCAGCTTTATGTTTGGGTTCTATGTGAACACTGaccattttttgaaaaatcctcAGAAAAAGGTCCTGTAGGATTCCAAATTTGAACAGCTTTGGTGTATTTGTTTGACTATTCAAGGTGAATTTAAGGTGTGAGAGCTCATTCAGTCCATTTGGTAATATcaaatattatataatgtaCTCATTGCGAAGCTTTCTATTTTTGAAACTGACATCTTCAGTCATATGGTCATAATCTGGTTGAAGGAGATTAGTTCACTGCATAACCTGAGCAAAACTCTAACACAGAGATGATGAAAATCACAataggagggaaaaaataagCATGATAATAACCACAATCGAGGCAATGCTGTTGAGACATTCAGTACACAGCAACAGATGAGATTGGCACACAGCCCCACCACAGCTCCCCCAGCTTTGCCTGATTATACTAATGGCCATGAAAAAGGATATCAAAATGTGATGGTCAGTCAGGGAAAGCCTCTCACTTCTGGGAACACAGCCAGACTTCTATTAACAGTGTACAGTGCTACTGTAGCGTGCAGACCTGAGTGGTACGAATGCCCACAGATAGGGGAGCCATAAATGAACATTTCCAGACACAGaaactaaaaactaaagaaaaggaATCAGGACAAAATGATGACTGACACGCCTCTGCCCTGGCCAGTCTGGCAGCACAGACTGTGGCAGACAGTACCATTCACCAGACTGGCACTGTCTGCCACAGTGAAGAGGCTAGTTTTAGCATTTTAGAGTCTGGATAATGCAAACATTTGGCATTATTGCAGGATAAAAGGTTTGGGGCTTAGTTTTCTCAGTGTAACTGATTCTAAAACTTAAATATCTCCATCAGGAAAATAATTAGAAAGTAATTGGACCATCTCTAAATTGTCTTCATATTAATAGGAACATGCAGGAATTCCTTAGGGGAGAGGGGTCCCTTTTAATCTGCTAAATGAACTTTGTTCTACACAGCTTTAGGTGAACTAGAGCAGTGTTTTACGTAGGGATCTTATTTTTTGATGCAGATTTTGCCAAtaactcacatttttacatgtaaGGGAGATTTATTTGAATTGAAAGTGTTGActggagtgtgttttttttttttactcgtAAAGTCAGTAAAGCCGTGGAGCAGCTGCTCGGAAAGTGCACATTCACTCTAGCTTCAATGAATATAACTGGATTTCCTTGAACTTCAGTAAACCTCTTGCATTGTGTTATTGATTTTTAGAGTGACATCgacagtgtgtatgtgctttggaCATCTCTTGACATGCCATGCACTCACCACTTGAAGCTTCAAAAATCCAACTGCCTGCCCATATCAAGGCCAAAGCGAGTACAGCTGTGTAGAGATACAGCTCATATCTGGGGAGGGCAGCCTTGATCCCCATGGTGAATCTGTACACAGGGAGCCCAACGGGTTGAAAAGCAGTCAGCCACACAATAGTAGACCTGACTGATGACAAACTGTATAAGTAGGAATAAAAATAGACAGATTAAAAGCTTGtgacagaacattttaaaattgtgagCAAGGAGTTTACCAAGGTTTACTGGCCCAGTGTTTTCCAGATGTCATTGATTATTGGGAGGGAAATTGTTCAATTTTAGTTAGGCCCGGGGGATCAGTATGTGAAAGCATGTGTTTGAGCAGCCTTGTCTTAGAAATACCGTGTGGGcctaacaatttaaaaatgtgcctAATAAGAAGACAGAACACTGAATGTTTTGGAGCCTATATATACACTATTATATTACTGTAGATTGTTTAGTTTTGTCATCAGCACCATTCACATAGATTCCCATGATAACGATACACTATTTACATTCACGCCCAGCGGAAAAACAGCctaaggcttttatttttatttttttaatcactatgGTGACCAACATATGTTCGAACACATATCAACACAGGTTCCTCATGTCACAGACAGACCAAGGTGTTTTGACGAGgtgacattttacaaatgagCCCCTTAGATCGACAGGCCTGTGACTTAAATAGCACCGCAGAGCTCTGGCTCCTCGGAATCAGCATCGTCAGCTGCGCAACCCTACCTTCCTTCCTATTATAGCTCTTGCAGTTGGTCCGCCGTGCAGCAGGGCAGCCGCAGTGCTGTGTTATCTGAGATGCGCTGGGGACTCGCTTCACAGAATAATTAGCACTGACTGGAATGGCCAAGAATGGTGCATCGgagtaagaaaacaaaaagacagttACTTTCCAGTGGAGAATAACCACCTGCACGTGGTTGTCTGCGTATGTGTGGGTGCCTCGGGCTCATGTTGCGCACTGTGAGTTGAAGTTAAAGGACCTGGACTAACAAGTCCTCTCCATGCCAAAATGTAACCATGGCTAAGAAGGACCTCAGCAAAGTGTCCTGCATACAAATCCAGGTCCACTGTTTCACTGCTCCATGCACATAGCGCCGAAAACACAAAGGCCCTTTTCGttgatttttttatggttaCTCTCATATTTAACCCCAAATAAAAGAGATTTGTTTTTACTAACCTTGTATCCGCCTCACAGTGTCAAGAGGAGGGCAGCAGTGTTTACAG encodes:
- the LOC120799241 gene encoding kelch-like protein 40a — its product is MAALTIDPVEQPRMYQQTLLQDGLCDLLENDKFVDCVLKIQDKEFPCHRLVLAASSPFFKAMFLSDLEESKKREIVLKDVEPGVMGMILRYLYTSEIILTEQNVQDIFMVANMYQIPSIFSVCVSYLQEKLMLGNCLAIFRLGLLLDCPRLTLSAREFICDRYQVVVRDQDFLQLGPSELAIIITSDALNVEREELVFESLMNWVRHDETNRIKDLPELLHCIRFRLIPLDYFKEKVERHQYIRFSQEIKKELDLVKDAHRGRLPKPRKPSHDGAKGGEGSEDEEDDDGYLPGILNNNPRFGMFEMDLIVMFNDTGTVAYDPAGNECFVVSESTEIPKNHCSLVTNQNQVFVVGGLIYNEEDKDEPFSSYFLQFDPVSSEWLGMPSQPNPRCLFGLTEAENAIFVVGGKELKDGEHALNSVMIYDRQSFKWGESDPLPYEVYGHGAVSHKGLVYVIGGKSESKKCMRRVCVYNPTKFEWKDLAPLKTARSLFGITIHKDQIFVVTGVTDAGLTSSAEVYDIATNKWSEFTEFPQERSSLSLISLGGFLYAVGGFAMMPSETSEEPVPTEMTDIWRYDEAEKCWNGILREISYAEGATILPVRLNTLRLTKL
- the hhatla gene encoding hedgehog acyltransferase like, a isoform X2: MGIKAALPRYELYLYTAVLALALIWAGSWIFEASSDNVNRKAFKESVKPGWHYFGRKMDVADFEWMMWFSTFRNHILFALTGHVIFAKIFTLIAPKHRSLIFGVYGGLAVLVTMGWTFMALVLSHCIILYSVALAKRKWMCFAAGLTTLASIKLEPYNSWQEALVTGSFDLQDILFYGGCGFSIMRCMSFALENCEKKDGNHTFTDLLKYNFYLPFFFFGPIMTFDRYHAQANNTQLTRKDREMWNITTKALLHLGVILVVDVFFHYLYILTIPSDMKLVTKLSDWCLAGLAYSNLVYDWVKAAVMFGFINTVATLDHLDPPQPPKCITMLYVFAETHFDRGINDWLCKYVYDYIGGDHDKIFKEFLATICTFTITTLWLGPCELVYVWSFFNCFGLNFELWVAKFFSLPPFSTIEGAMGEAMSRRIRGVFNAANFWAIILYNVLSLNSLEFAKMVGRRLIFKGFPLSTLSVLLVTYCGVQLVKERERQQALLDDLVPVKPVDGGKEKKE
- the hhatla gene encoding hedgehog acyltransferase like, a isoform X1 — translated: MGIKAALPRYELYLYTAVLALALIWAGSWIFEASSDNVNRKAFKESVKPGWHYFGRKMDVADFEWMMWFSTFRNHILFALTGHVIFAKIFTLIAPKIGVDGCKHRSLIFGVYGGLAVLVTMGWTFMALVLSHCIILYSVALAKRKWMCFAAGLTTLASIKLEPYNSWQEALVTGSFDLQDILFYGGCGFSIMRCMSFALENCEKKDGNHTFTDLLKYNFYLPFFFFGPIMTFDRYHAQANNTQLTRKDREMWNITTKALLHLGVILVVDVFFHYLYILTIPSDMKLVTKLSDWCLAGLAYSNLVYDWVKAAVMFGFINTVATLDHLDPPQPPKCITMLYVFAETHFDRGINDWLCKYVYDYIGGDHDKIFKEFLATICTFTITTLWLGPCELVYVWSFFNCFGLNFELWVAKFFSLPPFSTIEGAMGEAMSRRIRGVFNAANFWAIILYNVLSLNSLEFAKMVGRRLIFKGFPLSTLSVLLVTYCGVQLVKERERQQALLDDLVPVKPVDGGKEKKE